In Bacillales bacterium, a single window of DNA contains:
- a CDS encoding orotidine 5'-phosphate decarboxylase / HUMPS family protein, whose product MENRVFVALDFPRAQHVRTFLQPFENRSLSVKVGMELFYQAGPSIVTELKEQGYGVFLDLKLHDIPNTVKKAMKGLAALGA is encoded by the coding sequence ATCGAAAACCGCGTCTTTGTAGCCCTCGATTTTCCTCGGGCCCAACACGTTCGTACGTTTCTTCAGCCTTTTGAAAACCGTTCGTTGTCAGTGAAAGTCGGTATGGAGCTATTTTATCAAGCGGGTCCTTCGATCGTGACGGAATTGAAGGAGCAAGGGTACGGCGTTTTTCTTGATTTAAAATTGCATGACATTCCAAACACGGTGAAAAAAGCGATGAAAGGCTTGGCTGCGCTCGGGGC